From one Rhipicephalus microplus isolate Deutch F79 unplaced genomic scaffold, USDA_Rmic scaffold_23, whole genome shotgun sequence genomic stretch:
- the LOC119161022 gene encoding uncharacterized protein LOC119161022 isoform X3, producing MDEHAELTPAVRRLLLGVFRNSGNDLNGATQCDATDALSHTQGAFLGNDSAASTGASPSRACQPGTPARAAGCEWTSGETKLLLDLYASYFPQVGPLKKFRNKKAMFEKIATDINNKLGVMRTGEQCCSRYKTVLKRKNVAAGKNNTSGCSPQEVPYEAELEKIKWLDDSLEPEVVRDASGVVSKKTCPQSSTESVPLAGSSSSTSHSPSSSVGQDDTPDSKRKRPNSARELHLQTFFEKMKELDERRAERKAERDSKREERRLAKTQRREEMHKEKMNLLREIFNLKKNE from the exons ATGGACGAGCACGCGGAATTGACACCGGCTGTGCGTCGGCTGTTGCTGGGCGTTTTCAGAAACAGCGGCAACGATCTGAACG GTGCTACACAGTGTGACGCCACCGACGCTTTGTCACATACACAGGGCGCATTTTTAGGAAATG ATTCTGCAGCGTCTACTGGTGCGTCACCAAGTCGGGCTTGTCAGCCAGGGACTCCTGCACGTG CTGCAGGGTGTGAGTGGACGAGTGGCGAGACGAAGCTGCTGCTGGACCTCTACGCCTCATATTTCCCTCAAGTTGGCCCTCTGAAAAAATTTCGCAACAAAAAGGCCATGtttgaaaaaattgcaacagacATTAATAATAAACTGGGTGTAATGAGAACTGGTGAGCAGTGCTGCTCTCGGTACAAAACCgtactgaaaagaaaaaatgtggcagcTGGGAAAAATAATACGTCTGGCTGTTCCCCACAAGAAGTCCCCTACGAGGCCGAGCTTGAAAAAATCAAGTGGCTGGACGACAGCTTGGAACCAGAAGTGGTACGCGACGCAAGTGGAGTGGTATCAAAAAAGACATGTCCACAGTCATCCACCGAGTCTGTTCCACTTGCTGGTTCAAGCTCGTCAACGTCACACTCTCCATCCAGCTCCGTTGGGCAGGACGACACTCCTGATTCAAAAAGAAAACGCCCGAATTCAGCACGCGAGCTCCACCTGCAAACCTTCTTTGAAAAAATGAAGGAGTTAGATGAACGGCGAGCAGAGCGAAAGGCTGAAAGAGACAGCAAGAGGGAAGAGCGACGACTTGCTAAAACACAGCGACGAGAAGAAATGCACAAAGAAAAGATGAATCTTCTCCGTGAAATTTTCAACTTgaagaaaaatgaataa